One stretch of Ornithinimicrobium ciconiae DNA includes these proteins:
- a CDS encoding beta-ketoacyl-ACP reductase encodes MSVSTTGPRGSKLVDRVALVTGGTRGIGAAISRSLADQGATVAMGFGRDQQRADEFLGQLREQFPDSAFSAHQGNVGSAEDCRRTIKDVIAQHGRLDILVNNAGITRDRTVLKMEDDDWDAVVQVNLSGTFYMAQAALKHMLERGTGRIVNVSSIIGEMGNIGQANYAASKSGLFGLTKTLAREAAFHLQRSGKLNVDSIGLTVNTVTPGYVNTEMVEAVPEKVLDKIKGQIPMARLADPDEIARVVHFLCADRSSYITGQVWGVNGGMDM; translated from the coding sequence ATGTCTGTGTCAACTACCGGTCCACGCGGGAGCAAGCTCGTCGACCGCGTCGCCCTCGTCACTGGAGGCACCCGAGGCATCGGGGCCGCCATCAGCCGGAGCCTGGCCGACCAGGGAGCCACGGTGGCCATGGGGTTCGGACGGGACCAACAGCGCGCCGATGAGTTTCTCGGTCAGTTGCGCGAGCAGTTCCCGGATAGCGCCTTCTCCGCGCACCAGGGCAACGTGGGTTCCGCCGAGGACTGCCGCCGCACGATCAAGGACGTCATCGCGCAGCACGGCCGGCTCGACATCCTGGTCAACAACGCCGGCATCACCCGCGACCGCACGGTGTTGAAGATGGAGGACGACGACTGGGATGCGGTGGTCCAGGTCAACCTCTCGGGCACCTTCTATATGGCTCAGGCCGCTCTGAAGCACATGCTTGAGCGTGGAACCGGACGCATCGTGAATGTGTCCTCAATTATCGGCGAGATGGGCAATATCGGTCAGGCCAACTACGCCGCGTCCAAGTCGGGGCTCTTCGGTCTGACCAAGACCCTCGCCCGAGAGGCCGCCTTCCACCTGCAGCGGTCCGGCAAACTCAACGTGGACTCGATCGGACTGACGGTCAACACGGTCACCCCCGGCTACGTCAACACGGAGATGGTCGAGGCGGTCCCCGAGAAGGTGCTCGACAAGATCAAGGGCCAGATCCCGATGGCTCGCCTCGCTGACCCCGACGAGATCGCACGCGTCGTGCACTTCCTCTGCGCCGACAGGTCCTCTTACATCACCGGACAGGTCTGGGGCGTCAACGGCGGCATGGATATGTGA
- a CDS encoding PHA/PHB synthase family protein encodes MSIPGMSGAGESLSVPGASLLRLMTQKATTPDPRLVEAMAPVIEFLGKNDPLGLVPATVTVLQRALKSPLAMFNAYARLGQGMVQLQMATTAKAVGVATEPVLAPEPGDRRFTERTWSDNAAFFALQQTYQLACRFAEDVLKAGSSGDPDDLNDRKAAFLVRLATEALSPTNFPATNPEALIRAFQTGGQSLVKGAANMLEDYVERGGIPEQVDSSGFELGDNLAATPGKVVFRNDLIELIQYAPQTEQVHAVPILCSPPWINKFYVMDLAPGRSLVEWMLTHNRTVFMISYRDPGVELSHLTMDDYLAQGVLTALDVVEEITGAPKIDVMGLCLGGAMATMGVANLTAKGDKRVNSLTTLNTLIDYSEPGELGIFTDDQTLKRMRARMADRGGVLPAKDMSTTFDLLRARDLVFRYVPGRWLMGDKSPAFDVLVWNADSVRMPATMHTEYLEALYGQNRLARGDYELGGERLDLKNVKVDLYVVGAINDHIVPWTSSFAVTGLTGGKVRYVLSNGGHIAGVVNPPGPKAWYEALPAGKDSTTGTAESWRGSATRTPGTWWEDWVTWATKRAGKLVDPPQLGSEKHPPLTDAPGDYVR; translated from the coding sequence ATGTCTATCCCTGGAATGTCCGGTGCAGGCGAATCCTTGTCGGTGCCCGGCGCCTCGTTGCTGCGGCTGATGACGCAGAAGGCGACCACGCCTGACCCACGGCTCGTGGAGGCGATGGCTCCGGTCATTGAGTTCCTGGGCAAGAACGACCCGCTCGGGCTGGTCCCGGCGACCGTCACGGTCCTCCAGCGTGCGCTGAAGAGCCCGTTGGCGATGTTCAACGCCTACGCCCGGCTGGGCCAGGGCATGGTCCAGCTGCAGATGGCCACCACCGCCAAGGCCGTCGGGGTGGCCACGGAGCCAGTCCTTGCCCCCGAGCCCGGCGATCGACGGTTCACCGAACGCACCTGGAGCGACAACGCCGCCTTCTTCGCGCTGCAGCAGACCTATCAGCTGGCGTGCCGGTTTGCTGAGGACGTGCTCAAGGCCGGCTCCAGCGGTGACCCGGATGACCTCAATGACCGCAAGGCGGCCTTCCTGGTCCGGTTGGCAACGGAGGCGCTGTCGCCCACAAACTTCCCCGCGACCAACCCCGAGGCGCTGATCAGGGCCTTCCAGACCGGCGGCCAGTCCCTGGTGAAGGGGGCGGCCAACATGCTGGAGGACTATGTCGAACGAGGGGGGATCCCGGAGCAGGTCGACAGTTCCGGGTTCGAACTCGGCGACAACCTGGCTGCGACCCCCGGCAAGGTGGTCTTCCGCAACGACTTGATCGAGCTCATCCAGTACGCTCCGCAGACCGAGCAGGTGCACGCGGTCCCGATCCTGTGCAGTCCGCCGTGGATCAACAAGTTCTATGTGATGGACCTCGCCCCCGGCCGCAGCCTGGTGGAGTGGATGCTCACCCACAATCGCACCGTCTTCATGATCAGCTATCGCGACCCGGGGGTGGAACTCAGCCACCTGACGATGGATGACTATCTCGCGCAGGGTGTGCTGACGGCCCTGGACGTCGTCGAGGAGATCACCGGGGCACCCAAGATCGACGTCATGGGCCTGTGCCTCGGTGGTGCGATGGCGACGATGGGAGTGGCCAACCTCACGGCCAAGGGCGACAAGCGGGTCAACTCGTTGACGACGCTCAACACCCTCATCGACTACTCCGAGCCGGGCGAGCTGGGCATCTTCACCGACGACCAGACCCTCAAGCGGATGAGGGCACGGATGGCGGACCGCGGCGGTGTGCTGCCGGCCAAGGACATGTCGACGACCTTCGACCTGCTCCGGGCGCGAGACCTGGTCTTCCGCTATGTTCCCGGCCGGTGGCTCATGGGGGATAAGTCCCCAGCCTTCGACGTGCTGGTCTGGAATGCCGACTCCGTCCGGATGCCGGCCACCATGCACACCGAGTATCTTGAGGCGCTCTATGGTCAGAACCGGCTGGCCCGCGGCGACTACGAGCTCGGTGGCGAGCGGCTAGACCTCAAGAACGTCAAGGTCGACCTCTATGTCGTCGGTGCCATCAACGACCACATCGTGCCGTGGACCTCGTCCTTCGCGGTGACCGGACTGACCGGGGGCAAGGTGCGCTATGTGCTGAGTAATGGCGGGCACATCGCTGGTGTGGTCAACCCGCCCGGCCCCAAGGCCTGGTATGAGGCGCTGCCGGCAGGCAAGGACAGCACGACCGGCACCGCCGAGTCCTGGCGTGGGTCGGCGACCCGCACGCCAGGCACCTGGTGGGAGGACTGGGTCACCTGGGCCACGAAGCGCGCCGGCAAGCTGGTCGACCCGCCCCAGCTCGGCAGTGAGAAGCACCCACCGCTGACGGACGCCCCGGGTGACTACGTCCGCTGA
- a CDS encoding alpha/beta fold hydrolase → MTEAVIEPTPVTDSSTSATDVPFEPIVGAHLEHSADPQVRRWTFAAFDIAAAWTTSWIDYANAAMARRSTPLDVLDDVQRFWSAALDRPSPTWSTPFEVVREWPAARLLDFSTGSGADVVPTLFLPPQAGHASTIVDYTPEQSQVRTALEQGLTRLYVLDWLGATPQTADTTIEDYVAVLDETVKWIGGPVNLVGDCQGGWLATIYAALRPEAVASLSIGAAPIDFHAGQSAIHDWISEQQATQDPMWIYRSLVEANAGVHKGDFQVAGFKMMEPAGELSRLADLWAHIDDPEFVDRYRDFVSWFETPQDMAGAFYLWTVEHLFVNNELTAGVLRVGDETVDLSRISMPIHLLAGSNDHITPPEQVWALAEHVSTPAKDIGSHLVEAGHLGLFMGRRALTEHWAPLFRSVRERNAREARTAAAPAVKAPAVKKAPVAKSAPAAKAPVAKKAPVAKAPVAKSAPVAKAPAAKSAPVATSAPVTKSTPVAKAPVAKSAPAAKAPVAKKAPVTKSAPAAEAPVAKKAPVTKSAPVEKKAPVAKAPAAKQTPASKSAPAEKEAPATKPAQAAQATPAKSAPAANPTPVATPAPASESTGVKADSAKADAPREGTSPQN, encoded by the coding sequence ATGACCGAAGCAGTGATCGAACCAACGCCGGTAACCGACAGTTCCACCTCAGCGACGGACGTCCCGTTCGAGCCGATCGTCGGGGCGCACCTGGAGCACAGTGCGGATCCACAGGTCCGGCGGTGGACGTTCGCCGCCTTCGACATTGCTGCGGCCTGGACCACCAGTTGGATCGACTATGCCAACGCCGCGATGGCGCGACGCAGCACTCCACTTGATGTCCTCGACGACGTGCAGCGCTTCTGGTCTGCTGCCCTCGACCGGCCGAGTCCGACCTGGTCCACCCCCTTTGAGGTGGTCCGCGAGTGGCCCGCTGCGCGGCTGCTGGACTTCTCCACCGGGTCGGGCGCGGACGTGGTCCCGACGCTCTTCCTGCCGCCTCAGGCGGGCCACGCCTCGACGATCGTGGACTACACGCCTGAGCAGAGCCAGGTGCGCACCGCCTTGGAGCAGGGGTTGACACGCCTGTATGTCCTGGACTGGTTGGGCGCGACCCCGCAGACCGCGGACACCACGATCGAGGACTACGTCGCGGTCCTGGACGAGACCGTCAAGTGGATCGGCGGCCCGGTCAACCTGGTGGGGGACTGCCAGGGCGGGTGGCTGGCGACGATCTATGCCGCGCTGCGTCCGGAGGCCGTTGCCTCTTTGTCCATCGGTGCTGCGCCGATCGATTTCCACGCGGGACAGAGCGCCATCCACGACTGGATTTCTGAGCAGCAGGCCACCCAGGACCCGATGTGGATCTACCGTTCGCTCGTGGAGGCCAACGCCGGTGTGCACAAGGGCGACTTCCAGGTCGCCGGGTTCAAGATGATGGAGCCCGCTGGAGAGCTAAGCCGCCTGGCAGACCTGTGGGCGCACATCGACGACCCGGAGTTCGTGGACCGCTATCGCGACTTTGTCTCCTGGTTTGAGACTCCGCAGGACATGGCCGGCGCCTTCTACCTCTGGACTGTCGAGCACCTCTTCGTCAACAACGAGCTGACCGCCGGCGTCCTCCGGGTCGGAGACGAGACCGTCGACCTCTCCCGGATCTCCATGCCTATCCATCTGCTTGCCGGCAGCAATGACCACATCACGCCTCCGGAGCAGGTGTGGGCGCTGGCTGAGCACGTGTCCACCCCGGCCAAGGACATCGGCAGCCACCTCGTGGAGGCGGGGCACCTTGGGTTGTTCATGGGACGTCGCGCGCTGACGGAGCACTGGGCGCCACTGTTCCGCAGCGTGAGGGAGAGGAATGCCCGCGAGGCACGGACCGCTGCGGCGCCAGCTGTGAAGGCCCCAGCTGTGAAGAAGGCTCCGGTGGCGAAGTCGGCCCCGGCGGCCAAGGCTCCCGTTGCGAAGAAGGCTCCGGTGGCCAAGGCTCCCGTTGCGAAGTCGGCTCCGGTGGCCAAGGCTCCGGCCGCGAAGTCTGCTCCGGTGGCGACGTCTGCTCCGGTGACGAAGTCGACTCCGGTGGCCAAGGCTCCCGTTGCGAAGTCTGCCCCGGCGGCCAAGGCTCCCGTTGCGAAGAAGGCACCGGTCACGAAGTCGGCTCCGGCGGCCGAGGCTCCCGTTGCGAAGAAGGCACCGGTCACGAAGTCGGCTCCGGTCGAGAAGAAGGCCCCGGTCGCCAAGGCTCCCGCTGCCAAGCAGACACCGGCCTCGAAGTCGGCTCCCGCCGAGAAGGAGGCCCCGGCGACGAAGCCCGCTCAGGCGGCCCAGGCCACACCGGCGAAGTCGGCTCCGGCCGCAAACCCGACTCCGGTTGCTACGCCTGCGCCAGCCAGCGAGTCCACAGGCGTGAAGGCTGACTCAGCGAAGGCAGACGCCCCGCGCGAAGGCACCTCGCCGCAGAACTGA
- a CDS encoding MaoC family dehydratase has translation MSSTHEVVPGQRTVFLADLPDLVGQQLGPSRPIVVTQERIDAFAEASGDRQWLHTDLERAARGPFGGTIAHGYLTLALQTVMLWDVLEVSDADSVVNYGLNKVRFITPVPVGSELVMTVEVTDVSPVRGGHQLAYTATISLPGASRPCCVAEVLFRYLSSEGS, from the coding sequence ATGTCGAGCACGCACGAGGTTGTCCCTGGTCAGCGCACGGTATTCCTGGCAGATCTGCCGGATCTGGTGGGGCAGCAGCTCGGACCGTCCCGACCGATCGTGGTCACCCAGGAGCGCATCGATGCGTTCGCCGAGGCAAGCGGTGACCGGCAGTGGCTGCACACCGATCTCGAGCGGGCTGCCCGCGGCCCGTTCGGCGGTACCATTGCGCACGGCTATCTGACGCTCGCACTGCAGACCGTGATGCTGTGGGATGTGCTCGAGGTCAGTGACGCCGACAGCGTCGTCAACTACGGACTCAACAAGGTCCGGTTCATCACACCGGTTCCGGTCGGGTCCGAGCTGGTGATGACCGTTGAGGTCACCGACGTCTCACCCGTGCGTGGCGGACACCAGCTGGCCTACACCGCCACGATCAGCCTCCCCGGAGCCTCCCGGCCCTGTTGCGTCGCCGAGGTGCTCTTCCGTTATCTCAGTTCAGAAGGTTCGTGA
- the eno gene encoding phosphopyruvate hydratase: protein MAVIDAIIAREILDSRGNPTVEVEVGLDDGTVGRAAVPSGASTGQFEAVERRDGDEGRYLGKGVEQAVAAVMDDLEPRLLGFDASEQRLVDNEMLAIDGTDNKGEIGANAILGVSLAVAKAAAESAGLPLFRYVGGPNAHVLPVPMMNILNGGSHADSNVDIQEFMIAPIGAGSFREALRWGTEVYHALKAVLKERGLSTGLGDEGGFAPNLESNRAALDLILEAISKAGYTPGSDIALALDVAASEFFEDGSYVFEGGTKTAEEMVDYYAELVDAYPLVSIEDPLNEDDWEGWKAMTDRLGSRVQLVGDDLFVTNPERLQRGITEDTANALLVKVNQIGTLTETLDAVTLAQTNGYRCMMSHRSGETEDVTIADLAVATNCGQIKTGAPARSERVAKYNQLLRIEEELDDAAVYAGAGAFPRFAPSA, encoded by the coding sequence GTGGCTGTCATCGACGCGATCATCGCCCGGGAGATCCTGGACTCTCGGGGCAACCCGACGGTCGAGGTCGAGGTGGGACTGGACGACGGCACCGTCGGCCGGGCCGCCGTGCCCTCCGGCGCCTCCACCGGTCAGTTCGAGGCTGTCGAGCGCCGGGACGGCGACGAGGGCCGCTATCTCGGCAAGGGTGTGGAGCAGGCCGTCGCCGCCGTGATGGATGACCTCGAGCCGCGGCTGCTCGGATTCGACGCCAGCGAGCAGCGCCTGGTCGACAACGAGATGCTGGCCATCGACGGCACCGACAACAAGGGTGAGATCGGCGCCAACGCGATCCTCGGTGTGAGCCTGGCCGTGGCCAAGGCCGCTGCGGAGTCGGCCGGGTTGCCGCTGTTCCGCTATGTCGGCGGCCCCAACGCCCACGTCCTGCCGGTGCCGATGATGAACATCCTCAACGGCGGTTCGCACGCTGACTCCAACGTGGACATCCAGGAGTTCATGATCGCCCCGATCGGTGCCGGCTCGTTCCGCGAGGCGCTGCGCTGGGGCACCGAGGTCTATCACGCGCTCAAGGCGGTGCTCAAGGAGCGCGGCCTCAGCACGGGCCTGGGTGACGAGGGCGGCTTCGCCCCCAACCTGGAGTCCAACCGTGCGGCCCTCGACCTGATCCTCGAGGCCATCAGCAAGGCCGGCTACACCCCCGGCAGCGACATCGCCCTGGCACTGGACGTGGCCGCCAGCGAGTTCTTCGAGGACGGCTCCTACGTCTTCGAGGGCGGGACCAAGACCGCCGAGGAGATGGTCGACTACTACGCCGAGCTCGTCGATGCCTATCCGCTCGTGTCCATCGAGGACCCGCTCAACGAGGATGACTGGGAGGGCTGGAAGGCGATGACCGACCGTCTCGGCTCCCGCGTCCAGCTCGTGGGCGACGACCTGTTCGTCACCAACCCCGAGCGGCTGCAGCGCGGCATCACCGAGGACACCGCCAACGCCCTCCTCGTCAAGGTCAACCAGATCGGCACGCTCACCGAGACCCTCGACGCGGTCACCCTCGCGCAGACCAACGGCTACCGCTGCATGATGAGCCACCGCTCCGGCGAGACCGAGGACGTCACCATCGCCGACCTCGCCGTCGCCACCAACTGTGGCCAGATCAAGACCGGTGCCCCGGCCCGCTCCGAGCGGGTCGCAAAGTACAACCAACTCCTGCGCATCGAGGAGGAGCTCGACGACGCCGCGGTGTATGCCGGTGCCGGCGCCTTCCCGCGGTTCGCGCCCTCCGCCTGA